The following proteins are co-located in the Osmia lignaria lignaria isolate PbOS001 chromosome 12, iyOsmLign1, whole genome shotgun sequence genome:
- the LOC143305958 gene encoding uncharacterized protein LOC143305958 isoform X2, giving the protein MSTTPLKINIIEESTRPRDWEPRRLQYKVPLRLLRLCVLGMILPSILVAGPMYLRYRVYSEQLYPLSVSDQRLIDAKVSTTWCQRQVIKVNATFNAYLMNDEPKVKSEVFPVSMTRHLILEDDMKEYWGFYLLRGSTVTVSTCVRWPGASLTIIRGHKHLHECAFIGDDSSEELEELLEVAKENGLLTVNGTDERESPSNEPEKMKRAHQGVQFHHKDHANLFNSSKHLTNTLNHHYNSHELDAKAMRAILSELFAKTLDTKKKQKENPHHHYEGTFVEVDNIDKPPTQYSSDLKDQKTKTNNQMENKLIETLEEVLKKHEASEKVALPSIVKKQGEILEVHGKLEHGSVEKNQTVKKKMINEPPEPTSAEVFQDVLNKINSLGFRGKKILKKLMDEIEEKGPEGETLRRVVNETMNNKKLSDAEKLRRRRDLILSSPLNKELNEDDEDDDAAIEEDMLHPDGIAEDRGTVNETTLNDRSNSEFWSSFSSSEERLLDCKGLILNLPLTPHRHCTPKHEKEHSAASFANTVTYR; this is encoded by the exons ATGTCAACGAcgccattaaaaataaatataattg AAGAGAGTACGCGTCCGCGAGACTGGGAGCCTCGTAGGTTGCAGTACAAGGTGCCACTGAGACTCTTACGATTATGTGTATTGGGAATGATCCTTCCTTCTATACTAGTAGCAGGACCGATGTATTTGCGATATCGTGTTTATTCCGAACAACTCTATCCCCTAAGTGTCTCTGATCAGAGACTGATCGACGCAAAAGTGTCCACCACTTGGTGCCAG CGACAAGTGATCAAAGTAAACGCGACTTTTAACGCCTATTTGATGAACGACGAGCCAAAAGTGAAGAGTGAGGTGTTTCCTGTGTCTATGACCAGACACTTGATCCTGGAGGACGACATGAAGGAATATTGGGGGTTTTATCTTCTTCGTGGTAGCACGGTCACTGTTTCTACTTGTGTAAG ATGGCCTGGTGCATCTCTGACGATTATTCGTGGACATAAACATCTTCACGAATGTGCCTTCATTGGGGATGATAGCAGCGAAGAGTTGGAAGAGCTACTGGAAGTTGCTAAAGAGAATGGACTTCTTACTGTTAATGGGACTGATGAG CGCGAAAGTCCTAGCAACGAGCCAGAGAAGATGAAGAGGGCTCACCAAGGGGTTCAATTCCATCACAAGGACCACGCTAATCTCTTCAACAGCTCAAAACATCTTACCAATACCTTGAACCATCATTACAACAGCCATGAATTGGATGCCAAAGCTATGAGAGCGATTCTTAGTGAATTGTTCGCTAAAACTCTGGATACGAAGAAGAAGCAAAAGGAGAATCCTCATCATCATTACGAAGGCACCTTCGTAGAAGTCGACAATATTGATAAACCACCTACTCAATATTCATCAGATTTAAAAGATCAAAAGACAAAAACGAATAATCAGATGGAGAATAAATTGATAGAAACTTTGGAGGAGGTTTTAAAAAAACATGAAGCTTCTGAGAAAGTAGCTTTACCTAGTATCGTGAAGAAACAAGGAGAAATATTGGAGGTGCATGGTAAACTTGAACATGGAAGTGTTGAGAAGAATCAGACAGttaaaaaaaagatgattaaTGAACCACCAGAGCCTACATCTGCAGAAGTGTTCCAGGatgttctaaataaaattaattctctggGTTTTCGTGGTAAGAAGATTCTGAAGAAGTTGATGGATGAGATCGAAGAGAAAGGTCCTGAAGGTGAAACATTACGAAGAGTTGTGAATGAAacgatgaataataaaaaattgtcagATGCTGAGAAGCTTAGAAGACGAAGAGATTTGATTTTGTCCTCGCCTCTTAATAAGGAGTTGAATGAAGATGATGAAGACGACGATGCTGCCATTGAAGAG GATATGTTGCACCCAGATGGAATAGCCGAAGACAGAGGCACAGTAAACGAGACAACATTAAACGACAGAAGTAATTCGGAATTCTGGAGCTCTTTCAGCAGTTCCGAAGAACGTCTTCTCGATTGCAAAGGGTTGATCCTAAATTTACCCTTAACTCCCCATCGGCATTGTACTCCGAAACACGAAAAGGAACACTCAGCCGCTTCGTTTGCCAACACGGTTACGTACAG GTAA
- the LOC143305958 gene encoding uncharacterized protein LOC143305958 isoform X1, with protein MSTTPLKINIIEESTRPRDWEPRRLQYKVPLRLLRLCVLGMILPSILVAGPMYLRYRVYSEQLYPLSVSDQRLIDAKVSTTWCQRQVIKVNATFNAYLMNDEPKVKSEVFPVSMTRHLILEDDMKEYWGFYLLRGSTVTVSTCVRWPGASLTIIRGHKHLHECAFIGDDSSEELEELLEVAKENGLLTVNGTDERESPSNEPEKMKRAHQGVQFHHKDHANLFNSSKHLTNTLNHHYNSHELDAKAMRAILSELFAKTLDTKKKQKENPHHHYEGTFVEVDNIDKPPTQYSSDLKDQKTKTNNQMENKLIETLEEVLKKHEASEKVALPSIVKKQGEILEVHGKLEHGSVEKNQTVKKKMINEPPEPTSAEVFQDVLNKINSLGFRGKKILKKLMDEIEEKGPEGETLRRVVNETMNNKKLSDAEKLRRRRDLILSSPLNKELNEDDEDDDAAIEEDMLHPDGIAEDRGTVNETTLNDRSNSEFWSSFSSSEERLLDCKGLILNLPLTPHRHCTPKHEKEHSAASFANTVTYRVPMNGYYFFVFNSENEIQPNYLRVRFDLLKTVYNISNPVHACQNSTSECSLPFRIFSNERTVLELPLSGNDSQWNEEYVVVSTCEPRTSVYLLCIISVPLLILLFAFH; from the exons ATGTCAACGAcgccattaaaaataaatataattg AAGAGAGTACGCGTCCGCGAGACTGGGAGCCTCGTAGGTTGCAGTACAAGGTGCCACTGAGACTCTTACGATTATGTGTATTGGGAATGATCCTTCCTTCTATACTAGTAGCAGGACCGATGTATTTGCGATATCGTGTTTATTCCGAACAACTCTATCCCCTAAGTGTCTCTGATCAGAGACTGATCGACGCAAAAGTGTCCACCACTTGGTGCCAG CGACAAGTGATCAAAGTAAACGCGACTTTTAACGCCTATTTGATGAACGACGAGCCAAAAGTGAAGAGTGAGGTGTTTCCTGTGTCTATGACCAGACACTTGATCCTGGAGGACGACATGAAGGAATATTGGGGGTTTTATCTTCTTCGTGGTAGCACGGTCACTGTTTCTACTTGTGTAAG ATGGCCTGGTGCATCTCTGACGATTATTCGTGGACATAAACATCTTCACGAATGTGCCTTCATTGGGGATGATAGCAGCGAAGAGTTGGAAGAGCTACTGGAAGTTGCTAAAGAGAATGGACTTCTTACTGTTAATGGGACTGATGAG CGCGAAAGTCCTAGCAACGAGCCAGAGAAGATGAAGAGGGCTCACCAAGGGGTTCAATTCCATCACAAGGACCACGCTAATCTCTTCAACAGCTCAAAACATCTTACCAATACCTTGAACCATCATTACAACAGCCATGAATTGGATGCCAAAGCTATGAGAGCGATTCTTAGTGAATTGTTCGCTAAAACTCTGGATACGAAGAAGAAGCAAAAGGAGAATCCTCATCATCATTACGAAGGCACCTTCGTAGAAGTCGACAATATTGATAAACCACCTACTCAATATTCATCAGATTTAAAAGATCAAAAGACAAAAACGAATAATCAGATGGAGAATAAATTGATAGAAACTTTGGAGGAGGTTTTAAAAAAACATGAAGCTTCTGAGAAAGTAGCTTTACCTAGTATCGTGAAGAAACAAGGAGAAATATTGGAGGTGCATGGTAAACTTGAACATGGAAGTGTTGAGAAGAATCAGACAGttaaaaaaaagatgattaaTGAACCACCAGAGCCTACATCTGCAGAAGTGTTCCAGGatgttctaaataaaattaattctctggGTTTTCGTGGTAAGAAGATTCTGAAGAAGTTGATGGATGAGATCGAAGAGAAAGGTCCTGAAGGTGAAACATTACGAAGAGTTGTGAATGAAacgatgaataataaaaaattgtcagATGCTGAGAAGCTTAGAAGACGAAGAGATTTGATTTTGTCCTCGCCTCTTAATAAGGAGTTGAATGAAGATGATGAAGACGACGATGCTGCCATTGAAGAG GATATGTTGCACCCAGATGGAATAGCCGAAGACAGAGGCACAGTAAACGAGACAACATTAAACGACAGAAGTAATTCGGAATTCTGGAGCTCTTTCAGCAGTTCCGAAGAACGTCTTCTCGATTGCAAAGGGTTGATCCTAAATTTACCCTTAACTCCCCATCGGCATTGTACTCCGAAACACGAAAAGGAACACTCAGCCGCTTCGTTTGCCAACACGGTTACGTACAG AGTACCCATGAACGGATACTATTTCTTCGTCTTCAACTCTGAGAACGAGATCCAACCCAACTATCTGCGGGTACGTTTCGACTTGCTGAAAACAGTCTACAACATCTCGAATCCGGTTCACGCCTGTCAGAACAGTACAAGCGAGTGTTCTTTACCGTTCAGAATTTTTAGTAACGAAAGAACTGTTTTGGAATTGCCATTGAGCGGCAATGATTCACAGTGGAACGAAGAATACGTGGTGGTATCAACGTGCGAGCCTAGAACATCTGTTTACTTGCTCTGCATTATATCGGTACCTTTACTCATCCTCCTATTTGCTTTTCACTGA
- the LOC117603131 gene encoding spliceosome-associated protein CWC27 homolog, whose protein sequence is MSNIYIQEPPTTGKVMMKTTVGDIDLELWTKEAPKACRNFIQLCMEGYYDDTIFHRIIKGFIAQGGDPTGTGEGGESIYGQPFKDEFHTRLRFCRRGLLAMAGAGKDDNGSQFFFTFGPTPELQNKHTIFGKVTGETVYNMLKLEEALVDENDRPLYPPKVIKTEILNNPFSDIVPRVTTTSEEIKDSTRSKKTGVKNFNLLSFGEEAEEDEEESVTLNKQLSGKSKSAHDNLTDPKLSTQTAVEPAGPPSKKKKEDRSSDWESDDEVKTTEELETIKKEKDAMKERIKSKLRESKKDPKKVETYKVDDVEGDKDEEEYYLGKDRDLERKRKAEEIRKEIRDLKRDVKNEKKAKEADKKIQQEQEEKKEKKTEVMKKYIETQEKYKEAKLKMPKKGKSREDFTMALLNKFKSKLQNAKEVVKEKSPGSPKAEDGNEEDFDPADESWMVHTLQCEEKVPILAKDASTKDDDWFEIYDPRNPLNKRRRGEKSSNSRDDRNRRNDSRRK, encoded by the exons ATGAGTAACATTTACATACAAGAACCACCCACTACGGGTAAA gTGATGATGAAAACAACAGTTGGTGATATTGATTTAGAATTATGGACAAAAGAAGCTCCCAAAGCATGtagaaattttatacaattgtgTATGGAGGGATATTATGATGATACTATTTTTCATAGAATTATTAAAGGGTTTATAGCACAAGGTGGTGATCCAACGGGTACAGGTGAAGGAGGTGAAAGTATATATGGACAGCCATTTAAG GATGAATTTCATACAAGATTACGTTTCTGCCGGCGTGGTTTGCTTGCTATGGCTGGTGCTGGCAAAGATGATAATGGTTCTcagtttttttttacttttggtCCTACACCAGAATTGCAGAATAAGCATACTATCTTTGGCAAAGTTACTGGAGAAACTGTATATAATATGCTAAAACTTGAAGAAGCACTTGTGGATGAA AATGATAGACCTCTTTATCCTCCAAAAGTTATAAAGacagaaatattaaacaatCCATTCTCTGATATTGTACCAAGAGTAACAACGACAagtgaagaaataaaagatagtACAAGAAGTAAAAAAACAGGAGTGAA AAACTTTAATCTTTTGTCTTTTggagaagaagcagaagaagatgaGGAAGAATCTGTGACACTGAATAAACAGTTGAGTGGTAAAAGCAAGTCAGCTCATGACAATTTAACTGATCCAAAATTAAGCACTCAAACAGCTGTTGAACCAGCTGGTCCTCcgagtaaaaaaaagaaagaagatcgCAGTAGTGATTGGGAAAGCGATGACGAAGTAAAAACTACAGAAGAATTAGAAACtataaagaaggaaaaaga tgCAATGAaggaaagaataaaaagtaaattaagAGAATCAAAGAAAGACCCCAAAAAAGTCGAAACTTATAAAGTAGACGATGTTGAAGGTGAcaaagatgaagaagaatatTACCTCGGAAAAGATAGAGATCTAGAACGCAAAAGAAAGGC GgaggaaataagaaaagaaattcgaGACTTGAAACGCGATGTTAAAAACGAGAAGAAAGCTAAAGAAGCCGATAAAAAGATCCAAcaggaacaagaagaaaagaaggagaagaaaacggaagttatgaaaaaatatatcgAAACTCAAGAGAAGTATAAGGAAGCAAAGTTAAAAATGCCTAAAAAGGGTAAAAGCCGTGAAGATTTCACAATGGctctattaaataaatttaaatctaaGCTTCAGAACGCTAAGGaagttgtaaaagaaaaatcacCAGGATCGCCAAAAGCGGAAGATGGTAACGAAGAAGATTTTGATCCAGCTGATGAATCTTGGATGGTACATACATTGCAATGCGAAGAAAAAGTACCAATTCTGGCTAAGGATGCAAGTACAAAAGATGATGATTGGTTTGAAATTTATGATCCTCGAAATCCACTTAACAAACGACGAAGAGGAGAAAAGTCATCCAACTCAAGGGACGATAGAAATAGACGAAACGATTCTCGTcgtaaataa